A single Amia ocellicauda isolate fAmiCal2 chromosome 9, fAmiCal2.hap1, whole genome shotgun sequence DNA region contains:
- the LOC136758333 gene encoding LOW QUALITY PROTEIN: eosinophil peroxidase-like (The sequence of the model RefSeq protein was modified relative to this genomic sequence to represent the inferred CDS: substituted 1 base at 1 genomic stop codon): MESWTTNFPESLAAATADRSLWFTLCFSCLPPVTGYNAWRGFCGLSQPKNVQQLGSVLRNPDLARRLIQLYGTPDNIDVWLGGVAEPFVRGRXVGELFACIIATQFQKIRNGDRFWWERREVFTSNQQAALRRVQLARIICDNTGITDVPSDPFLYSPRGQSYNRCSSIPTFDLNPWKEASESRL, from the exons ATGGAGAGCTGGACCACCAACTTTCCAGAGTCACTTGCTGCTGCCACTGCAGATCGCTCTCTCTGGTTCACGCTGTGCTTCTCCTGCCTGCCCCCAGTCACAG GGTACAATGCCTGGCGTGGATTCTGCGGCCTGTCTCAGCCCAAGAACGTACAGCAGCTGGGCTCTGTGCTCCGGAACCCCGATCTGGCACGGCGACTGATACAGTTGTACGGGACCCCTGACAACATCGACGTCTGGCTGGGGGGAGTGGCTGAGCCTTTTGTGAGGGGAAGGTGAGTCGGGGAGCTCTTCGCCTGCATCATCGCCACGCAGTTCCAGAAAATCCGGAACGGCGACAG GTTCTGGTGGGAGAGGAGGGAAGTGTTTACCAGCAATCAGCAGGCCGCCCTCCGCAGAGTCCAGTTAGCCAGGATCATCTGCGATAACACGGGGATCACAGACGTCCCCAGCGACCCCTTCCTGTACAGCCCCCGCGGCCAGAGTTACAACAGATGCTCCAGCATCCCCACCTTCGACCTGAACCCCTGGAAGGAAGCAAGTGAGTCCAGGCTGTGA
- the LOC136759364 gene encoding eosinophil peroxidase, with translation MAAVLLLLALGITLAHVDLVSSDLYLGSSFVKRAVDDAILNVDQAYTYSRAVGLAKLQNDNVRASDRLAFIKRPSRDTRSAVRSAEYMENALRLIHDRVHRIHKRSLNATDLLSEEDLKTVERLTGCAARVHPPSCLTTPLVNEYRTITNVCNNKKNTRLGASNTPFARWLPSEYDDGIFTPKGWDPSKHYNGFPLPLVREVSNKILSTHNQDVESDTTYTHFLTIFGQWTDHDLTITPISPSIRSFNNGIDCDKSCEQASPCFPIRIPPDDHRISNTSCIPFFRSAPACGTGDNGYMFGGPNVRQQINALTAFIDVGQVYGQEESLALSLRNLTNDLGLLAINQNFSDNGREFLPFSQKTVNMCATRRKITNNNTLTEVPCFVAGDGRVDENIGLTAFHTLFMREHNRLARGLQSLNPHWSGEKIYHEARKIMGGYHQVIIYQEYLPHIVGPAAITKLLPTYSSYDENVDPSIANIFSTAAFRFAHLALQPFMFRLDEKYNDHPRFPSVLLHTAFFAPWRLLFEGGIDPLIRGLIGRPAKLNTQEHMMHDELRERLFEFTSRLALDLGSLNMQRGRDHGLPGYNAWRGFCGLSQPKTEQELAIVLGNPDLAQRLLELYGTPDNIDVWLGGVAEPFVKGGRVGELFACIIATQFQKIRNGDRFWWERKEVFTSTQQAALRGVKLARIICDNTGITDVPSDPFLFKSRGQGYTKCSSFPTFNLNPWKEVK, from the exons ATGGCTGCCGTTTTGCTCTTGCTTGCCCTGGGGATTACCCTCGCTCATGTGGACCTTGTGAGCTCAG attTGTATCTGGGAAGCTCTTTTGTCAAGAGGGCAGTAGATGATGCGATTCTGAATGTAGACCAAGCATACACGTACTCCCGTGCAGT GGGTTTGGCCAAGCTCCAGAACGACAATGTGAGGGCCTCGGACCGGCTGGCGTTCATCAAGCGGCCATCTCGGGACACCCGCTCGGCCGTGCGCTCAGCCGAGTACATGGAGAACGCCCTGCGGCTCATTCACGACAGGGTGCACCGCATCCACAAGCGCTCACTCAACGCCACAG ATCTGCTGTCTGAAGAAGACCTGAAGACTGTGGAAAGGCTGACCGGCTGTGCGGCCAGAGTTCATCCCCCCTCCTGCCTCACCACTCCCCTGGTCAACGAGTACAGGACCATCACCAACGTCTGCAACAACAA GAAAAACACACGCCTCGGCGCTTCAAACACCCCATTCGCCCGCTGGCTGCCCTCGGAATATGATGACGGGATTTTTACTCCTAAAGGATGGGACCCTTCCAAACACTATAATGGGTTTCCCCTTCCCCTG GTCCGAGAAGTCTCCAATAAGATTCTGAGCACTCACAACCAGGATGTGGAGAGCGACACCACCTACACCCACTTCCTGACCATCTTCGGCCAATGGACTGACCACGACCTGACCATCACTCCCATTTCCCCCAGCATTCGCTCCTTTAACAACGGGATCGACTGTGACAAGAGCTGCGAGCAAGCCAGCCCATGCTTCCCCATTAGG ATCCCGCCCGACGACCACAGGATCAGTAACACCAGCTGCATCCCGTTCTTCCGCTCGGCCCCAGCCTGCGGCACGGGTGACAACGGGTACATGTTTGGTGGTCCCAACGTCCGGCAGCAGATCAATGCCCTCACTGCCTTCATTGATGTGGGCCAGGTGTACGGTCAAGAAGAAAGCCTGGCCCTGTCTCTGCGCAACCTGACCAACGACCTGGGGCTGCTGGCCATCAATCAGAACTTCTCAGATAATGGGCGGGAGTTCCTCCCCTTCAGCCAAAAGACTGTCAATATGTGCGCCACCCGCAGGAAAATCACCAATAACAACACGCTGACCGAGGTGCCCTGCTTCGTAGCAG GGGACGGGCGGGTGGACGAGAACATCGGTCTGACGGCTTTCCATACACTGTTCATGCGGGAGCACAACCGACTGGCTCGTGGCCTCCAGTCTCTCAACCCCCACTGGAGCGGGGAGAAGATTTACCACGAGGCCCGGAAGATCATGGGGGGATATCACCAG GTCATAATCTACCAGGAGTACCTGCCCCATATCGTGGGCCCAGCCGCCATCACCAAGCTGCTACCCACTTACAGCAGCTATGACGAAAACGTGGACCCCAGCATCGCCAACATCTTTTCCACCGCCGCCTTCCGCTTCGCCCACCTTGCCCTGCAGCCGTTCATGTTCCGGCTGGACGAGAAATACAATGATCACCCCCGCTTCCCCAGCGTCTTGCTGCACACCGCCTTCTTCGCACCCTGGAGGCTGCTGTTCGAAG GTGGCATCGACCCCCTCATCCGGGGGCTCATCGGCCGCCCAGCCAAACTCAACACCCAGGAGCACATGATGCACGACGAGCTGAGAGAGCGTCTCTTCGAGTTCACCAGTCGTCTGGCCCTGGACCTGGGGTCTCTGAACATGCAGCGCGGGAGGGACCACGGCCTGCCTG GGTACAATGCCTGGCGTGGATTCTGCGGCCTGTCTCAGCCCAAGACCGAGCAGGAGCTGGCCATTGTGCTAGGGAATCCTGACCTGGCGCAGCGGCTGCTGGAGCTGTATGGTACCCCTGACAACATTGACGTCTGGCTGGGGGGGGTGGCTGAACCTTTTGTGAAGGGGGGGCGAGTCGGGGAGCTCTTCGCCTGCATCATCGCCACGCAGTTCCAGAAAATCCGGAACGGCGACAG GTTCTGGTGGGAGAGGAAGGAAGTTTTCACCAGCACGCAGCAGGCCGCCCTCCGTGGTGTCAAGTTAGCCAGGATCATCTGCGACAACACGGGGATCACAGACGTCCCCAGCGACCCCTTCCTATTCAAATCCCGTGGCCAGGGCTACACCAAATGCTCCAGCTTCCCTACTTTCAACCTGAACCCCTGGAAGGAAGTAAAATGA